GCCCCGCTCGGCGCGGGCTATATTCCCGGCATCGAGCGCTTGGGTGTCCCCGCGCTGACCGAAACCGACGCCAGCCTTGGCGTTTCCTATATCGGCGGCCTGCGCGGCGACGGCGCCACCGCCCTGCCGTCGGGCATGGCGATGGGGTCGACGTGGAGTCCCGAGTTGATGCAGAAGGGCGGCGCGCAGATCGCCGGCGAAGCGCATGCGAAAGGCTTCAACGTGCTGCTCGCCGGCGGCATCAACCTCGTCCGCGACCCGCGCGGCGGCCGCGCTTTCGAATATCTCGGCGAGGATCCGCTCCATTCGGGCCTGCTCGGCGGCGCGGCGGTTGCCGGCATCCAGTCACGTAACGTAATTTCGACGATCAAGCATTTCGTGCTCAACCCGACCGAAATCGGCCGCCAGTTTCACAACGGCATCATCGACGAAGGCGCGCTGCGGATGAGCGATCTGCTCGCCTTCGAAATCGCGATCGAAAAGGGACAGCCCGGTTCGGTCATGTGCGCCTATAACAAGGTCAACGGCGCGCAGGCGTGCGGCAACGACCGGATGCTGAACGGCATCCTCAAGGGCGACTGGGGTTACAAGGGCTGGGTGATGTCCGACTGGGGTTCGGTGCGGGCGACCGATTTCGCGCTCACCGGGCTCGATCAGCAATCGGGGTCGCAACTCGACGGCGCGGTATTTTTCGGCCAGCCGCTGCTCGACGCCGCCAATCGCGACAAGCGCTACCAGCTCCGCATCGCCGACATGAGCCGCCGCATCCTGCGTTCCATCTACGCGGTCGGGGTCGATCGCAATCCGCCGCGCAAGGCTCCGATCGACGTCGCAGCGGGCGCCGCAGTCGCGCAGGAGATCGCCGAGAAGGGCATCGTCCTGCTCCAGAACCGCGGCAACATCCTACCGCTCGCCGCCACCGCAAAGCGGATCCTCGTCGTCGGCGGCTATGCCGATTCGGGGGTGCTGTCGGGCGCCGGATCGTCGCAGACGCAGGGTGAAGGCGGCCCCGCCGTGTCGCTGCCGACGATGAAGGACGGGGTATTTTCGGCGCTGATGGCGCAAAATTATCATCGCTCCTCGCCACTCGACGCCATTCGCGCCCGCGCGCCGCAGGCCGAGGTCGTCTTCCGCGACGGCCGCTATCCCGCCGAAGCGGCGCTCGCGGCGAAGAACGCCGACCTCGTCATCGTCTTCGGTACCCAGTGGATGACCGAAGGACTCGACGTCCCCGACCTGTCGCTGCCGCAGGGGCAGGATGCGGTGATCGCCGCGGTGGGCAGGGCCAATCCGAACACCGTCGTCGTCCTCGAGACCGGCGGGCCCGTGGCAATGCCGTGGAAGGACGATGTCGGCGCAATCGTCGAAGCCTGGTATCCCGGCGCGCGCGGCGGCGAAGCGATTGCCGCGGTGCTGTTCGGCGACGTCAATCCGTCGGGGCGCCTGCCGGTGACCTTCCCGGCATCGGTTGCGCAACTGCCCCGCCCCGCCCTGCCCGGCGCCGAAACGGTCGAACCGAGCTTTGCGGGTCATGGCAAGCCCGGCCAGACACTCGACATCGACTATGATGTCGAGGGCGCCGACGTCGGTTATCGCTGGTTCGCCCGCAAGGATGAAAAGCCGCTTTATCCCTTCGGCTACGGGCTGAGTTACACCAGCTTCGAACGTTCGGGCCTCGCCGTATCGGGCGGCGCCAGCCCGAGCGCATCCTTCACGATCCGCAACAGCGGAGCGCGCGGCGGCGCCGATGTCGGGCAGGTCTATCTGATCGAAACCCCCAAGGGGAAGACGCGCCGGCTCGCCGCCTTTGCGCGGGTCGAGCTGAAGCCCGGCGAAGCGCGCACCCTCGACGTGCCGATCGATCCGCGCCTGCTCGCCGAATGGGGACCGAAGGGCTGGACGATCGCACCCGGCACCTACCGCTTCGCGCTCGGCGCATCGGCCGAGGAACTGATCGGGGAAACCGCCGTCACGCTCGCCGGCAAGACCTGGGGTTACCGCAAATAAACGATAAGACAGGGGGATTGAGATGAAGAAGATTTGGACTTCCGCTATCGCGCTCACCGCCGCGCTCGCAGCCGCCGCACCCGCCGCGGCGCAGGATGCGGCGGCGGCCGACGAACAGAGTGGCGGCTTCGGCGAAATCATCGTCACCGCGCAGAAACGCGCCGAGAATTTGCAGGACGTGCCGATCTCGGCCACCGTCCTCAGCGCCGACCAGCTTGCGTCGCGCCAGATTTTCGATCCGTCGCAACTCCAGCTCGTCGCGCCCAGCCTGCAGGTCAAGAGCTTCAACGCCGCGCTCGGCGCCTCGAATTTCTCGGTGCGCGGCGTCGGGACATTGAGCTTTTCGAACACCATCGAAGCGAGCGTCACTTCGGTGATCGACGGTGTCGTCATGGGCAATCCGTCGCTCGGCTTCATGAATTATCTCGATCTCGCGCAGATCGAGGTGCTCAACGGGCCGCAGGGCATGTTGTTCGGCAAGAACGCGTCGGCTGGCCTCGTCAACATCACGACACGGCGCCCCGAACTCGGCCGCTTCGACGGGCAGGTGATGGGCGAGATCGCGCAGATGAAGGTTCCGGGCGACGGCTTGCTCTATCGCCTGCAGGGTATCGTCAACGTCCCGCTCGGCGACAATGCGGCGCTGCGCGTCAGCGCTTCGCAAACCCACACCGACCCGGTGATCAAGAATCTCGTCGCCGTTCCCGGTAGCCAATATGGGCAGGACCAGACCAGCCTGCGCGCCAAGCTGCTCTGGGAACCGACATCGCAGCTCAGCATCTTCATCGCCGGCGACTATGCCCATTCCTCGGGCGTCGGCTCGGGCGGCAGCGCCGACCGCATCGTCCGCCCGACCAGCCGCTTCGCCGCCGAAAACGACGATCTCGGCATCGTCGCCGGCCCCGACAATTTCTTTTCGAGCTATGGCGCCCCGACGCGCGCGACCTTCGACGTCGGCGGGTTGCAGGCGAATATCGACTATGAATTCGCCAGCGGCCACACGCTCACCAGCATCACCGCCTGGCGAAAGTTCGACGCCGACAATCTGTTCGACTCCGACAAGCACCGCATCAACCTGCTCGACACCAACCATCAGCTCTCGAAGATCAGCCAGTTCACCGAAGAGCTGCGGCTGGCGTCGTCGGTCGGCCAATTCTTCGAATATCAGCTCGGCCTCTATTATTATGATTCGAAAAGCGATTCCGACATCACCGCCGCCGGCGCCAACGGGCTGACGACCCCGCCGCCAGCCGGGTTCGAAGCGTGGGTCGGGACGCGCTCGACTGGGTCGATGACGTCGAAAAGCTATGCCGCCTTCGGGCAGGGCACGCTCAACCTCAGCGACAGCTTCCGCTTCACCTTCGGCGGACGCTACACCTCCGACAAGCTCAAGCTGCGCTCGGTCAGCGATGCGTCGGACTTTGTGATCCCGCTCGGCGCGGCGGGGTCGCGCGACCAGCGGATCAGCGAGGAGAATTTCTCGTGGCGCGTCGGCGCGCAATATGACCTGACCGACGATGTCATGGCCTATGCCTCGGTCGCGCGCGGCTACAAGGGGCCGGGCTTCAACCTGACGATCGATCCGCGCGCGCCGCTGATCATGCCCGAAATTCCGACCTCCTACGAAGCGGGGATCAAATCGACGCTGCTCGACCGCCACCTGATTTTCAACATCTCGGGCTACACCTCGACCTTCAAGAACTTCCAGGCGCAGGCGTTCGATACCGCCAGCAACGGCTATGTCCTGCTCAACGCAGGCGAACTCAAGTCACGCGGGTTCGAGATCGAGGCGTCGGCATTGCCTGCCGAAGGGCTGGTCTTCAATCTCGGGGTCAGCTACGTCGATGCCTTCTTCTCCGATTTCCAGGCCGACCGCTGCTATCCCTTCCAGCCCGATTGCCGCGCCAACGGCACGGTCGATTCATCGGGCAACCGGCTGCCGAACGTGCCCAAATGGACGGTCAGCCTGACCGGCCGCTATGAAACGCCGGTCAGCGAAAGCCTCGCGGTCTTCCTGCAGGGCGCTCTCTATGCCCGTACCAAGTCGAACTTCAGCTCGACCGAGGACCCGAACACCAATTTGCCGGGCTACGCGCTGTTCGACGCGAGCATCGGGCTCAAGCAGATCGACGACAAATACAAGCTGACCCTGTTCTGCCGCAATTGCTTCGACAAGCGCCAGCCGACCTTCATCAACTCCAACTCGCAGTCGCGCGGCGACTATTACCATATGTTCGGCCTCAACTCGTTCCGGACACTCGGCCTCGCGCTCGAGGGCCGTTTCTAAAGAGCCAGCAGCAGGTGCCGGACCACCGGGGGGATGGTCCGGCACCAAAACCGGAGTTTGGGCAGGATGAAGAAGTGGATCGCGGCGACGGCCGCCACCATCGCTCTGGCGGCGATGAGCTCGGCGCCCGCCGTCGCCGAGGAAAGCCCGGCGGCGAAGCTCGTCGTCCTGATCTCGATCGACCAGTTCTCGGCCGATCTGTTCAACGCCTACCGCGGCGAATTTCGCGCCGGGCTCGCGACGCTGGCGCAGGGCATCGTTTATGCGAACGGTTTCCACGCGCAGGGCGTGACCGAAACCTGCGCGGGTCACGCGGTGATCGCGAGCGGCCGGCACCCGAATGCGACGGGGATCATCGCCAACCAATGGTTCGACCAGCGCGGCGGAGTCGACCGCTATTGCACCGACGACGGCGTCCATGTCGCGGCGCGTGCGACCCGCAAGCTCGGGGTCGGGCCCGGGATGCTTCGGGTTTCGACCCTCGGCGACTGGCTGAAAGCCGCCTCGCCCGCCAATCGCGTCTTCTCGGTCGCGGGCAAGGACCGTTCGGCGATCATGATGGGTGGTCATATCCCCGATGGCGCCTTCTGGTTCGACGGCAAGCAGGGCTTCGACAGCTGGGGCAAGGATGCCGCAGAGGCGCAGCGCCGCCTGTCGCCACTCGCCGGGGCCAATGCAGCGCTCGCGAAACGCCTGAGCACGCCTCCGCCCGCCTGGACCTATCACCGCGAAAGCTGCGCTGCCCGCGAAGCCGTCATTCCCCTGCCCGGCGGAAAAAGCTTCCACGCCCACCTGCCGCCCGATCCGGCGGCGTCGATCCCCGGCCAGCCGCCCGCGAGCGGCCCGGCGCTACCGCCGTGGTTCTACGATCAAGTCACCGTCGATGCCGCCATCGACCTCATCGACAGCCAGAAGCTCGGCCGGTCGACCGGAACCGACCTCCTCGCAGTTGGCCTGTCGGCGACCGACATGGTCGGCCACGCCTATGGCACGCAGGGACCAGAGATGTGCGACCAGATGGCGCGGGTCGACGAGGAAGTCGGGCGGCTGCTCAAACGGATCGGCGACCTTCGCATTCCTGTGCTCGTCGCGCTGACCGCCGATCATGGCGGCGGCGATATTCCCGAGCGGCTGGCGGCGCGAGGCTATCGCGATGCCGGGCGGATCGACACCGCAGCGCTGCTCACCGACCTCAACGCCGCGGCGCGCACCGCGACGGGCATCGATTGGGACCCGCTGCGTCCCGCCTATTTCGACCCGACCCAGCTCGTTGTCGTCGATGCCGGCGGGCGATCGCTCGGCGACGCCGCACTGAAGAACCGCATTGCCGCGGCGACAGCCGCGCGCGCGCTCACCCAGCCGGGCATCGCAGGCGCATGGACCGCGGCGGAGTTGCGGACGCGCAAACCCGATGCGCACCAGTCGCCCGACCTCATGCCGGTTGCCGATCGCATGGCGCTATCCTTCTATCCCGACCGCAGCGGCGACGTGCTGCTCGCGACCGATCCGCTGAAAATCGCCGCGCCGCCGCTGCCCGGCCTGTTCATGATGGGCCATTCGGGACCGAGCGACTTCAACCGCCGCGTCCCCATCCTCTTCTGGTGGCCCGGCGTCGTTTATCAGGAACGTGTGCTGCCGGTGCGCGTCGCCGACGTCGCGCCCACCCTCGCCGGGGCGATGCGGGTTGCGCCGACCGATGCGGTCGATGGCGAATGCCTCGAACTCGCCGATCCGCGCTCGGCGTGCCCCGCTTTGCCCGTATCTTCGCGATAGCCTTGAAAGGACAGAAATGCGCATATTCCCTGCCATCGCACTCGCGCTGACAATCGCATCGCCCGTCGCCGCTGCGGATCAATCCGTTGTCGAAACCCGCAGCGGTGCTGTCGAGGGTATCGCCGAGGGCGAAAGCACGGCATATCGCGGCATTCCCTATGCCCGGCCGCCGGTCGGCGACCTGCGCTGGCGCGCACCCCAGCCAGCCGAGCCCTGGCAGAAGCTTCGCGTTGCCGACAGCTTCGGCCCCGATTGCATGCAAATCCCCTACA
The Sphingopyxis macrogoltabida genome window above contains:
- a CDS encoding beta-glucosidase family protein, with product MGPWLCRAALFAACSPLAVASQAHAADTNNDADRRAATTEAAMTNEERVTLLNGILAMPLGDTKIPEGAPLGAGYIPGIERLGVPALTETDASLGVSYIGGLRGDGATALPSGMAMGSTWSPELMQKGGAQIAGEAHAKGFNVLLAGGINLVRDPRGGRAFEYLGEDPLHSGLLGGAAVAGIQSRNVISTIKHFVLNPTEIGRQFHNGIIDEGALRMSDLLAFEIAIEKGQPGSVMCAYNKVNGAQACGNDRMLNGILKGDWGYKGWVMSDWGSVRATDFALTGLDQQSGSQLDGAVFFGQPLLDAANRDKRYQLRIADMSRRILRSIYAVGVDRNPPRKAPIDVAAGAAVAQEIAEKGIVLLQNRGNILPLAATAKRILVVGGYADSGVLSGAGSSQTQGEGGPAVSLPTMKDGVFSALMAQNYHRSSPLDAIRARAPQAEVVFRDGRYPAEAALAAKNADLVIVFGTQWMTEGLDVPDLSLPQGQDAVIAAVGRANPNTVVVLETGGPVAMPWKDDVGAIVEAWYPGARGGEAIAAVLFGDVNPSGRLPVTFPASVAQLPRPALPGAETVEPSFAGHGKPGQTLDIDYDVEGADVGYRWFARKDEKPLYPFGYGLSYTSFERSGLAVSGGASPSASFTIRNSGARGGADVGQVYLIETPKGKTRRLAAFARVELKPGEARTLDVPIDPRLLAEWGPKGWTIAPGTYRFALGASAEELIGETAVTLAGKTWGYRK
- a CDS encoding TonB-dependent receptor yields the protein MKKIWTSAIALTAALAAAAPAAAQDAAAADEQSGGFGEIIVTAQKRAENLQDVPISATVLSADQLASRQIFDPSQLQLVAPSLQVKSFNAALGASNFSVRGVGTLSFSNTIEASVTSVIDGVVMGNPSLGFMNYLDLAQIEVLNGPQGMLFGKNASAGLVNITTRRPELGRFDGQVMGEIAQMKVPGDGLLYRLQGIVNVPLGDNAALRVSASQTHTDPVIKNLVAVPGSQYGQDQTSLRAKLLWEPTSQLSIFIAGDYAHSSGVGSGGSADRIVRPTSRFAAENDDLGIVAGPDNFFSSYGAPTRATFDVGGLQANIDYEFASGHTLTSITAWRKFDADNLFDSDKHRINLLDTNHQLSKISQFTEELRLASSVGQFFEYQLGLYYYDSKSDSDITAAGANGLTTPPPAGFEAWVGTRSTGSMTSKSYAAFGQGTLNLSDSFRFTFGGRYTSDKLKLRSVSDASDFVIPLGAAGSRDQRISEENFSWRVGAQYDLTDDVMAYASVARGYKGPGFNLTIDPRAPLIMPEIPTSYEAGIKSTLLDRHLIFNISGYTSTFKNFQAQAFDTASNGYVLLNAGELKSRGFEIEASALPAEGLVFNLGVSYVDAFFSDFQADRCYPFQPDCRANGTVDSSGNRLPNVPKWTVSLTGRYETPVSESLAVFLQGALYARTKSNFSSTEDPNTNLPGYALFDASIGLKQIDDKYKLTLFCRNCFDKRQPTFINSNSQSRGDYYHMFGLNSFRTLGLALEGRF
- a CDS encoding alkaline phosphatase family protein; the protein is MKKWIAATAATIALAAMSSAPAVAEESPAAKLVVLISIDQFSADLFNAYRGEFRAGLATLAQGIVYANGFHAQGVTETCAGHAVIASGRHPNATGIIANQWFDQRGGVDRYCTDDGVHVAARATRKLGVGPGMLRVSTLGDWLKAASPANRVFSVAGKDRSAIMMGGHIPDGAFWFDGKQGFDSWGKDAAEAQRRLSPLAGANAALAKRLSTPPPAWTYHRESCAAREAVIPLPGGKSFHAHLPPDPAASIPGQPPASGPALPPWFYDQVTVDAAIDLIDSQKLGRSTGTDLLAVGLSATDMVGHAYGTQGPEMCDQMARVDEEVGRLLKRIGDLRIPVLVALTADHGGGDIPERLAARGYRDAGRIDTAALLTDLNAAARTATGIDWDPLRPAYFDPTQLVVVDAGGRSLGDAALKNRIAAATAARALTQPGIAGAWTAAELRTRKPDAHQSPDLMPVADRMALSFYPDRSGDVLLATDPLKIAAPPLPGLFMMGHSGPSDFNRRVPILFWWPGVVYQERVLPVRVADVAPTLAGAMRVAPTDAVDGECLELADPRSACPALPVSSR